Proteins from a genomic interval of Polaribacter sp. Q13:
- the mce gene encoding methylmalonyl-CoA epimerase, with amino-acid sequence MKKIEHIGIAVKDLEKSNDLFASLFGKPHYKTEEVVSEGVKTSFFKSGPNKIELLEATNPESTIAKFIEKKGEGIHHIAFAVLDIKAEIKRLKKEGFIILNKDPKKGADNKLVAFLHPKSTNGVLIELCQEID; translated from the coding sequence ATGAAAAAAATAGAACACATTGGCATTGCCGTAAAAGATTTAGAAAAGTCAAATGATTTGTTTGCTTCACTTTTTGGCAAGCCGCATTATAAAACAGAAGAAGTTGTTTCCGAAGGTGTAAAAACATCCTTTTTTAAATCAGGTCCAAATAAAATAGAATTATTAGAAGCCACAAACCCAGAAAGTACTATTGCCAAATTTATAGAAAAAAAAGGAGAAGGAATTCATCATATTGCCTTTGCGGTTTTAGATATAAAAGCAGAGATAAAAAGGCTTAAAAAAGAGGGGTTTATCATTTTAAATAAAGATCCAAAAAAGGGAGCTGATAATAAATTGGTCGCTTTTTTACACCCAAAATCTACGAATGGAGTCCTTATTGAATTATGTCAAGAAATAGATTAG
- a CDS encoding ABC transporter permease: MSSSFDSYQKRRLLSSYFSVVISIALVLFMVGILGLVLLKSTFVANKVKEKVAITLFLKDNVSTKNRNNFKESLLKEPFTRTIIYTSKEKAAKTYSKEIGEDFLKFLGENPLKNGIDIYLKADFVTPEKMQELEQRFLKNAYVSDVSYDKSLISLLTKNIKRISFWLLVVCGFFGLVAMILINSSIRLSIYSKRFNIKTMQMVGATKGFIRKPFIWQSIKLGIIGAILALIALGAVIYYVDKFIPSLELIKDYVTLGYLVGGVLISAFLITWISTFFATQRFLNLQTDELYY; this comes from the coding sequence ATGTCATCTAGCTTTGATTCTTATCAAAAACGACGACTGCTATCTTCTTACTTTTCAGTAGTAATAAGTATAGCTTTAGTGCTTTTTATGGTCGGTATTTTGGGGTTGGTTTTGTTAAAATCTACCTTTGTTGCTAATAAAGTAAAAGAAAAAGTTGCAATAACGTTGTTCTTAAAAGACAATGTTTCTACTAAAAATAGGAATAATTTTAAAGAATCTTTACTGAAAGAGCCGTTTACTAGAACTATTATTTATACAAGTAAAGAAAAAGCAGCCAAAACTTATAGTAAAGAAATTGGTGAAGATTTTCTGAAGTTCTTAGGAGAAAATCCTTTAAAAAATGGAATAGATATTTATTTAAAAGCAGATTTTGTAACTCCAGAAAAAATGCAAGAACTAGAACAACGTTTCCTTAAAAACGCCTATGTATCTGATGTTTCTTATGATAAATCATTAATTAGTTTATTAACTAAAAACATTAAAAGAATTAGCTTTTGGTTATTAGTGGTCTGTGGTTTCTTTGGTTTAGTTGCTATGATTCTAATTAATAGTTCTATTAGGTTATCTATATATTCTAAGCGATTTAATATTAAAACCATGCAAATGGTCGGTGCTACCAAAGGATTTATTAGAAAACCTTTTATTTGGCAAAGTATTAAATTGGGTATAATAGGAGCAATTTTAGCATTAATAGCTTTAGGTGCGGTTATTTATTATGTAGATAAATTTATACCTAGTTTAGAGTTGATTAAAGATTATGTTACGTTAGGATATTTAGTTGGAGGCGTTTTAATTTCGGCCTTTTTAATTACTTGGATTAGTACTTTCTTTGCAACACAACGTTTTTTAAACTTACAAACAGACGAACTTTATTATTAA
- a CDS encoding DUF3098 domain-containing protein, whose amino-acid sequence MKNENTEQPIFLFGKKNYTIMIVGIIVIALGFIFMAGGGSDNPEVFNEEIYNWQRIRLAPTLVIIGLGIEIYAILANPKK is encoded by the coding sequence ATGAAAAACGAAAACACAGAACAACCAATTTTTTTATTTGGTAAAAAAAACTATACAATCATGATTGTTGGTATTATCGTTATTGCTTTAGGTTTTATATTTATGGCAGGAGGAGGAAGTGATAATCCTGAGGTTTTTAATGAAGAAATCTACAATTGGCAACGTATTCGTTTAGCACCAACATTAGTAATTATTGGTTTAGGAATTGAAATTTATGCTATTTTAGCAAATCCCAAAAAATAA
- a CDS encoding undecaprenyl-diphosphate phosphatase — MNLIETIILAVIEGITEYLPVSSTGHMIIASSFMKIATDDFTKLFTIVIQLGAILSVVVLYWKRFFQSIDFYFKLLVAFIPAVVLGLLLNDVIDSLLESPVTVAVSLIIGGFILLKVDDWFKSNEVYDAENPTEHTEIGYMTALKIGFFQCLAMIPGTSRSGASIVGGMTQKINRKAAAEFSFFLAVPTMLGATAYKMYKYYKAGFELSTDQVNYLIIGNVIAFVVALIAIKSFIDYLSKKGFKIFGYYRIVLGISLLIIHFFIYRLTI, encoded by the coding sequence ATGAATTTAATAGAAACAATCATTTTAGCTGTTATTGAAGGAATAACAGAGTATTTACCTGTGTCATCTACTGGACACATGATTATTGCATCGTCTTTTATGAAAATTGCTACAGACGATTTTACCAAACTTTTTACAATTGTAATTCAATTAGGGGCCATTTTATCTGTAGTTGTTTTATATTGGAAAAGATTCTTTCAAAGTATCGATTTTTACTTTAAATTATTAGTAGCTTTTATTCCTGCAGTTGTTTTAGGTTTGTTATTAAATGATGTAATTGATAGTTTGTTAGAAAGCCCGGTAACGGTTGCAGTTTCATTAATTATAGGTGGTTTTATTCTTTTAAAAGTAGATGATTGGTTTAAATCGAATGAAGTCTATGATGCAGAAAACCCAACAGAACATACAGAAATTGGTTATATGACTGCGTTAAAAATTGGTTTCTTTCAATGTTTAGCAATGATTCCTGGTACCTCTAGAAGTGGTGCAAGTATTGTGGGTGGTATGACGCAAAAAATCAATAGAAAAGCTGCTGCAGAATTTTCGTTTTTTTTAGCAGTACCAACAATGTTAGGGGCAACTGCTTATAAAATGTATAAGTATTATAAAGCAGGTTTTGAGTTGTCTACAGACCAGGTTAATTATTTAATTATTGGTAATGTTATTGCTTTTGTAGTAGCGTTAATTGCTATTAAATCTTTTATAGATTATTTAAGTAAAAAAGGGTTTAAAATATTTGGGTACTATAGAATAGTATTAGGGATTTCTCTGTTAATTATTCACTTTTTCATTTATAGATTAACTATATAA
- the truB gene encoding tRNA pseudouridine(55) synthase TruB — MTEEDYKNGQVLLIDKPLNWTSFQVVNKLRWEIRQRFNIKKIKVGHAGTLDPLATGLLIICTGKQTKEIHVYQGQEKEYTGTFTIGATTPSYDLETEVDKTYPTEHITEELLRETTKQFFGDIQQKPPIFSAIKKDGKRLYELARKGETTEILSRTVSITEFEITKINLPEVEFRVVCSKGTYIRSLAYDFGLALNSGAHLSALRRTKIGNFTVENGVSVEGFIENLKENSIES, encoded by the coding sequence ATGACAGAAGAAGACTATAAAAACGGTCAAGTTTTATTAATAGATAAACCTTTAAACTGGACTTCATTTCAAGTTGTTAATAAACTTCGTTGGGAAATAAGACAACGTTTTAATATTAAAAAGATTAAAGTTGGTCATGCGGGTACTTTAGACCCTCTTGCTACTGGTTTGTTAATTATTTGTACCGGTAAGCAAACTAAAGAAATACATGTCTATCAAGGGCAAGAAAAAGAATATACAGGTACATTTACAATTGGGGCAACTACACCTAGTTATGATTTAGAAACAGAGGTTGATAAAACATATCCTACAGAACATATTACAGAAGAATTATTACGTGAAACTACCAAACAATTTTTTGGTGATATTCAACAAAAACCACCTATTTTCTCTGCAATAAAAAAAGATGGTAAACGCTTGTACGAGTTAGCAAGAAAAGGTGAAACTACAGAAATTCTGTCTAGAACTGTAAGTATTACAGAATTTGAAATCACAAAAATAAATTTACCGGAAGTAGAATTTAGAGTGGTTTGTAGTAAAGGGACATATATTCGTTCTTTAGCATACGACTTTGGGTTAGCTTTAAACTCAGGTGCACATTTATCAGCATTAAGAAGAACTAAAATTGGTAATTTTACTGTAGAAAATGGAGTCTCTGTAGAAGGTTTTATTGAAAATTTAAAAGAAAATTCTATAGAATCTTAA
- the mscL gene encoding large conductance mechanosensitive channel protein MscL — translation MLKEFKKFITGGNVIEFAVAVIMAGAIGLVVKGFVSNIVMPVVGLFTGGVSFADQKYVLTEAVLDAAGKVTSPENAITYGAWIDSIINLIIVGFVMFMMIRQYNKMKKKEEVAPEAPKGPSQEDLLGEIRDLLAKK, via the coding sequence ATGTTAAAAGAATTTAAAAAGTTTATTACCGGTGGTAATGTAATTGAATTTGCAGTAGCAGTAATTATGGCAGGTGCAATTGGCCTAGTTGTAAAAGGATTTGTGAGTAATATTGTGATGCCAGTTGTAGGTTTATTTACAGGAGGTGTTAGTTTTGCTGATCAAAAATATGTTTTAACTGAAGCTGTATTAGATGCAGCAGGAAAAGTTACTAGTCCAGAAAATGCAATTACTTATGGTGCTTGGATTGATTCTATTATCAATTTAATTATTGTTGGTTTTGTAATGTTTATGATGATTAGACAATACAACAAAATGAAGAAAAAAGAAGAAGTTGCTCCAGAAGCTCCAAAAGGACCAAGTCAAGAAGATTTATTAGGAGAAATTAGAGATTTATTAGCTAAAAAATAA
- the alr gene encoding alanine racemase, translating into MNNHVTVLEIDGDALLHNLNYFKGKLQPETKVLAVVKAFGYGSDAVQIAEFLEDKVDYFAVAYAIEGIALREAGVEAPILVLHPHIQNIASVVEYRLEPCLYNFRIFNAFLQLADEIPLMNYPVHLKFNTGLNRLGFWHTDIPNIIASLKETTHVKVASLLSHLAASEDLEEQDFTINQINNFAYIAQQFYKHLGYEPMLHILNTSGLINYPKAQFNMVRIGIGLYGFGNEEKETAQLKNTHNLKSIISQIHIIEPGETVGYNRAYTATKKSKTATIPIGHADGLSRRLGNKKGYVLINNQKAYIIGNVCMDMIMVDITKIDCREGDEVIIFNNQAMIQHIADVSETIPYETLTAISQRVNKVLK; encoded by the coding sequence ATGAATAACCATGTTACAGTTTTAGAAATTGATGGTGATGCATTGTTGCATAACCTAAATTATTTTAAAGGAAAATTACAACCAGAAACAAAAGTTTTGGCAGTTGTTAAAGCTTTTGGTTATGGTAGTGATGCCGTACAAATTGCTGAATTTTTAGAAGACAAGGTAGATTATTTTGCTGTAGCATATGCTATAGAAGGGATAGCTTTACGAGAAGCTGGTGTAGAAGCCCCCATTTTAGTGCTGCATCCTCATATTCAAAACATTGCCTCTGTTGTAGAATATAGGCTGGAACCTTGTTTGTATAATTTTAGAATTTTTAACGCCTTTTTGCAACTGGCAGATGAAATTCCGTTAATGAATTACCCTGTACATCTAAAATTTAATACAGGCCTAAATAGATTAGGGTTTTGGCATACCGATATTCCTAATATAATAGCTAGTTTAAAAGAAACAACCCACGTAAAAGTAGCTTCTTTGCTTTCTCATTTAGCAGCAAGTGAAGATTTAGAAGAACAAGATTTTACGATCAATCAAATAAATAACTTCGCTTATATTGCTCAGCAATTCTACAAACATTTAGGTTATGAACCTATGCTACACATTTTAAATACTTCCGGACTAATAAACTATCCAAAAGCACAATTTAATATGGTTAGAATTGGTATAGGATTATACGGTTTTGGTAATGAAGAAAAAGAAACAGCTCAACTTAAAAATACACATAATTTAAAATCTATTATTTCTCAAATTCATATTATAGAACCCGGAGAAACAGTGGGTTACAATAGAGCATATACAGCTACTAAAAAAAGTAAAACCGCAACAATACCAATTGGTCATGCAGATGGTTTATCTAGAAGATTAGGTAATAAGAAAGGATATGTACTTATTAATAATCAAAAAGCTTATATAATTGGTAATGTTTGTATGGATATGATTATGGTCGATATTACAAAAATTGATTGTAGAGAAGGTGATGAAGTAATTATCTTTAATAATCAAGCTATGATACAGCATATTGCTGATGTTTCTGAGACCATTCCGTACGAAACATTAACAGCAATCTCTCAACGTGTTAATAAAGTGTTAAAGTGA
- a CDS encoding thymidine kinase, whose amino-acid sequence MFLENTVNHSEQFGWIEVVCGSMFSGKTEELIRRLKRAQFAKQRVEIFKPAVDTRYDEEEVVSHNDNRIRSTPVPIASNIRLLATDVDVVGIDEAQFFDDEIVAVCNDLANRGVRVIVAGLDMDFKGNPFGPMPALMATAEYVTKVHAVCTHTGNLAHYSFRKAKNDDLVMLGETQEYEPLSRAAYYKAIQKQRILTQKDSDSTSE is encoded by the coding sequence ATGTTTCTCGAAAATACAGTAAATCATTCAGAACAATTTGGTTGGATTGAAGTAGTTTGCGGCTCTATGTTTTCTGGTAAAACAGAAGAATTAATTAGAAGATTAAAACGTGCTCAATTTGCAAAACAACGTGTAGAGATCTTTAAACCTGCGGTTGATACTCGTTACGATGAAGAAGAAGTGGTTTCTCATAACGATAATAGAATTCGCTCTACACCTGTGCCTATTGCATCTAACATTCGCCTATTAGCTACTGATGTTGATGTTGTTGGTATTGATGAAGCTCAGTTTTTTGACGATGAAATTGTTGCCGTTTGTAACGATCTAGCAAACCGAGGTGTTCGGGTAATTGTTGCCGGTTTAGATATGGATTTTAAAGGAAATCCTTTTGGGCCAATGCCTGCTTTAATGGCAACTGCAGAATACGTTACAAAAGTACATGCCGTTTGCACACACACCGGAAACTTGGCGCATTACAGTTTTAGAAAAGCGAAAAATGATGATTTGGTAATGTTAGGGGAAACTCAAGAATATGAGCCTTTAAGTAGAGCTGCATATTACAAAGCAATACAAAAACAAAGAATCTTAACCCAAAAAGATTCTGATTCAACTTCAGAATAA
- a CDS encoding glycosyltransferase family 9 protein translates to MSNSKNNILIIRLSAMGDVAILVPVLNALFKQNKEVNVTILTQKFFTPIFKDFKNVTVYPVDKKGKHKGFLGLFRLYKELKPFNFTAIADIHNVLRSNVLKLLFFNKKCIQIDKGRKEKKELISKENFKQLKTSSERYADVFRKLGFTIDLSNPVFPEKKPIPNIFKNVINSERKTIGIAPFAAHKSKMYSLEKMKIVVAQLSKNYTLLLFGGKSDVAQLETLKTNQNIYLAAGKLSFTEELDTISNLDCMLSMDSGNAHLAAMYGVKVITIWGVTHPFAGFAPFNQPKENALLADTKEYPLVPTSIYGNKYPQEYINCADSITTEQIINKVNSIL, encoded by the coding sequence TTGTCTAATTCTAAAAATAATATTTTAATAATACGTCTTTCAGCAATGGGAGACGTAGCTATTTTAGTACCTGTTTTAAATGCTTTATTTAAACAAAATAAAGAGGTTAACGTTACTATTTTAACTCAGAAATTTTTTACTCCTATATTTAAAGACTTTAAAAACGTTACTGTTTATCCGGTTGATAAAAAAGGAAAGCACAAAGGTTTTTTAGGATTATTTAGACTATACAAAGAATTAAAACCTTTTAATTTTACTGCAATTGCAGATATACATAATGTTTTAAGAAGTAATGTTTTAAAACTGTTGTTCTTCAATAAAAAATGTATTCAGATTGATAAAGGAAGAAAAGAGAAAAAAGAGTTAATTTCTAAAGAAAACTTTAAGCAATTAAAAACCTCTAGTGAACGTTATGCTGATGTTTTTAGAAAATTAGGTTTTACTATTGATTTATCAAATCCTGTTTTTCCAGAAAAAAAACCAATTCCTAATATTTTTAAAAACGTTATTAATAGCGAGCGTAAAACAATAGGAATTGCCCCTTTTGCTGCTCATAAAAGCAAAATGTATTCTTTAGAAAAGATGAAAATTGTTGTAGCACAACTTTCTAAAAATTATACCCTATTATTATTTGGTGGTAAAAGTGATGTTGCACAATTAGAAACGCTTAAAACAAACCAAAATATTTATTTAGCCGCAGGAAAACTAAGTTTTACAGAAGAATTAGATACCATTTCTAACCTAGACTGTATGTTGTCTATGGATTCTGGAAACGCTCATTTAGCAGCAATGTATGGCGTAAAAGTAATTACTATTTGGGGAGTTACGCATCCGTTTGCTGGGTTTGCGCCTTTTAATCAACCAAAAGAAAATGCTTTATTAGCTGACACTAAAGAATATCCTTTAGTGCCAACTTCTATTTATGGTAATAAGTACCCGCAAGAATATATTAATTGTGCAGACAGTATTACTACCGAGCAAATAATCAATAAAGTAAACAGTATTCTTTAA
- a CDS encoding DUF4254 domain-containing protein, whose protein sequence is MFSKKANEIFDNCIKTYKKNTEVEQVCINPFDKKSDLIDFLLFEKCWVDATQWAYEDIIRDPNINAEDALVLKRKIDASNQVRTDNVEFIDSYFLDKYKDINVSKDAKINSESPAWAIDRLSILALKIYHMHLETVREDASEAHKASCSKKLAILLEQRTDLSTAIDDLLEDIENGKKYMKVYKQMKMYNDAELNPVLRASK, encoded by the coding sequence ATGTTTTCTAAAAAAGCCAACGAGATTTTTGATAATTGTATAAAAACTTATAAAAAAAACACAGAAGTAGAGCAAGTTTGCATAAATCCTTTTGATAAAAAAAGTGATTTAATCGATTTTCTTTTGTTTGAAAAATGTTGGGTAGATGCTACACAATGGGCTTATGAAGATATTATTAGAGACCCAAATATAAATGCAGAAGATGCACTTGTTTTAAAAAGAAAAATTGATGCTTCTAACCAAGTTAGAACTGATAATGTTGAATTTATCGATAGTTATTTTTTAGATAAATATAAAGACATCAACGTTTCTAAAGACGCAAAAATAAATTCTGAAAGTCCGGCTTGGGCAATTGATAGATTGTCTATTTTAGCTTTAAAAATTTATCACATGCATTTAGAAACAGTTAGAGAAGACGCTTCTGAAGCACACAAAGCTAGTTGTTCTAAAAAATTAGCTATTCTTTTAGAACAACGTACAGATTTATCTACTGCTATTGATGATTTACTAGAAGATATTGAAAACGGTAAAAAATATATGAAAGTGTACAAGCAAATGAAAATGTATAATGACGCTGAATTAAACCCTGTTTTAAGAGCCTCTAAATAA
- a CDS encoding DUF4252 domain-containing protein has product MKHLTTILFAFFITSISAQDAAFENFYSVNKEKSTFSINLSASLAGSFLDNEDDDDLMNIIRKSSDFKLMIFNNEDSNLSKDFRKFSRKNNLKTLARVKENGSKAELFFIEEGKYIREIIIRANSDSDKMVLFGVKTKITHDELAAMISSSDVKYSSN; this is encoded by the coding sequence ATGAAACATTTAACAACCATTTTATTCGCATTTTTTATAACTTCTATTTCTGCACAAGATGCGGCATTCGAAAATTTTTATAGCGTAAATAAAGAGAAATCTACTTTTTCTATCAATTTATCAGCTTCTTTGGCTGGTTCATTTTTAGATAATGAAGACGATGATGATTTAATGAATATTATTAGAAAATCGAGCGATTTTAAATTAATGATTTTCAATAATGAAGATAGCAATCTTTCAAAAGACTTTAGAAAATTCAGCAGAAAAAACAACCTAAAAACATTGGCAAGAGTAAAAGAAAACGGAAGTAAAGCCGAATTGTTTTTTATAGAAGAAGGGAAATATATTAGAGAAATAATTATTAGAGCAAACAGTGATTCAGATAAAATGGTGCTTTTTGGGGTAAAAACTAAAATTACACACGATGAACTAGCAGCTATGATTTCTTCTTCGGATGTAAAGTATTCATCAAATTAA
- a CDS encoding type II toxin-antitoxin system ParD family antitoxin, which yields MNISFTKKQEEYISEQVETGEYQNNSEVIRDALRLHSIYRDKVIKDLRNEIEIGWSGEPSKRSVSDIINFRKKR from the coding sequence ATGAATATTAGTTTTACAAAAAAGCAAGAAGAATATATTTCGGAACAAGTGGAGACTGGCGAATATCAAAATAACAGCGAGGTTATTAGAGATGCTTTGAGATTACATAGTATTTATAGAGATAAAGTTATTAAAGATTTAAGAAATGAAATAGAAATAGGTTGGTCTGGGGAACCAAGTAAAAGGTCTGTTTCAGATATAATTAACTTTAGGAAAAAAAGATAA
- a CDS encoding type II toxin-antitoxin system RelE/ParE family toxin — translation MKLLHYNLSQEADFDIEKIFDYTEKEYGFNQAVSYLTDLEAVFNNLVIHPEIGRQRNEIKQDLFSITEQQHIVFYRLLNNHIRIVRVLHGSKDIPRNFK, via the coding sequence ATGAAATTACTTCACTACAACTTATCCCAAGAAGCAGATTTTGACATAGAAAAAATATTTGATTATACAGAAAAAGAATATGGTTTTAACCAAGCTGTAAGTTATCTAACAGATTTAGAAGCTGTTTTTAATAATTTAGTAATTCACCCAGAAATTGGGCGTCAAAGAAATGAAATAAAACAAGATTTGTTCTCAATTACAGAGCAACAACACATTGTTTTTTACAGGCTATTAAATAACCATATAAGGATTGTTAGAGTTTTACATGGTAGTAAAGATATTCCTAGAAACTTTAAATAA
- a CDS encoding arsenate reductase family protein has protein sequence MKKVYFLQTCDTCRRILKEVNTDGFERQEIKANNITAAQLEEMYALSGSYEALFNKRAKLYKSMDLKNQTLSEADYRQFILDEYTFLKRPVFIVDEEIFIGNSKKVIEALKEKIG, from the coding sequence ATGAAGAAAGTCTATTTTTTACAAACTTGTGATACTTGCCGAAGAATTTTAAAAGAGGTAAATACCGATGGTTTTGAACGACAAGAAATTAAAGCAAACAATATAACTGCAGCTCAATTAGAAGAAATGTATGCACTTTCTGGTAGTTACGAAGCACTTTTTAATAAACGTGCAAAGTTGTATAAATCTATGGACTTGAAAAACCAAACTTTGTCTGAGGCGGATTATAGACAATTTATTTTGGATGAATACACATTTTTAAAACGTCCGGTTTTTATAGTTGATGAAGAAATTTTTATTGGAAATAGTAAGAAAGTAATTGAAGCTTTAAAAGAGAAGATTGGTTAA
- a CDS encoding DinB family protein: protein MNIQFDLLRTSRTLVLKELEGLTLEQIHTIPAGFKNNIAWNVAHLVVTQQLLNYKLAGLNCLCPDELIEDFKKGTVPTKTFTEEEFEEVKELLLGLPDTLQEDYEAGIFENFAEYPTSTGFVLNSIEAAISFNNFHEGIHYGIIRSIKKFL from the coding sequence ATGAACATACAATTCGATCTTTTAAGAACATCTCGCACACTAGTTTTAAAAGAATTAGAGGGCTTAACTTTAGAGCAAATCCATACAATTCCTGCAGGTTTTAAAAATAATATTGCTTGGAATGTTGCGCATTTAGTGGTTACACAACAGCTTTTAAACTACAAATTAGCAGGGTTAAACTGTTTGTGTCCAGATGAGTTAATCGAAGACTTTAAAAAAGGAACAGTACCAACAAAAACTTTTACAGAAGAGGAGTTTGAAGAAGTTAAAGAGTTGCTTTTAGGTTTACCAGACACTTTGCAAGAAGATTACGAAGCAGGTATTTTTGAAAATTTTGCAGAATATCCAACCAGTACCGGTTTTGTGCTTAATTCTATAGAAGCAGCCATTTCTTTCAACAATTTTCACGAAGGAATTCATTATGGAATTATAAGATCTATCAAGAAATTTTTATAG
- a CDS encoding cystathionine gamma-synthase: MKFNTKTIHGGQKPEETTGAVMPPVFLTSTFAKTSPTEHKGFEYSRGGNPTRAALENSLASLENGTHAFAFASGLAAIDAVLRLLNPGDEIIAGDDLYGGSYRMFTKLFQKYGLEFSFVNMDDVKNITNAITENTKLVWIETPTNPLMKIADIKAISSAVKDIDAAILIGVDNTFATPYLQQPLDLGTDIVMHSATKYLGGHSDLIMGALIVKDKKLAEDIHFIQYAAGAISGPMDSFLALRGIKTLHIRMQRHCENGIIVAKFLEKHPKVSVVYYPGLEKHPNHKLAKSQMKDFGGMVSFRLKEETQEAAYAFLENTKIFTLAESLGGVESLSNHPISMSHGSIPAPEKERMGITNSLIRLSVGIEDIEDILADLEQALKV; this comes from the coding sequence ATGAAATTCAATACCAAAACAATTCACGGAGGTCAAAAACCAGAAGAAACTACCGGAGCAGTAATGCCACCAGTTTTTTTAACATCTACTTTTGCAAAAACGAGTCCTACAGAACACAAAGGATTTGAATATTCTAGAGGAGGAAACCCAACAAGGGCAGCCTTAGAAAACAGTTTAGCATCTTTAGAAAATGGAACACATGCATTTGCATTTGCATCTGGTTTGGCAGCAATAGATGCTGTTTTACGTTTATTAAACCCAGGTGATGAAATTATAGCCGGAGATGATTTATATGGAGGTAGTTATAGAATGTTTACCAAGTTGTTTCAAAAATACGGATTAGAGTTTTCTTTTGTAAACATGGACGATGTTAAAAACATTACAAATGCCATTACAGAAAATACAAAGTTAGTTTGGATAGAAACACCAACAAATCCGTTAATGAAAATTGCCGATATAAAAGCAATTTCATCAGCCGTAAAAGATATTGATGCTGCTATTTTAATAGGAGTAGATAATACATTTGCTACGCCTTATTTACAGCAACCTTTAGATTTAGGAACCGATATTGTAATGCATTCTGCAACAAAATATTTAGGTGGTCATAGCGATTTAATTATGGGAGCCTTAATTGTAAAGGATAAAAAGCTAGCAGAAGACATTCATTTTATTCAATACGCCGCAGGAGCAATTTCTGGACCAATGGACTCTTTTTTAGCATTAAGAGGCATAAAAACGTTACATATAAGAATGCAACGACATTGTGAAAACGGAATTATAGTAGCTAAATTTTTAGAAAAACATCCAAAAGTAAGCGTGGTGTATTATCCTGGTTTAGAAAAGCATCCAAATCATAAATTGGCTAAAAGTCAAATGAAAGACTTTGGCGGAATGGTTTCTTTTAGACTAAAAGAGGAGACTCAAGAAGCAGCATATGCATTTTTAGAAAACACTAAAATATTTACGTTAGCAGAATCTTTAGGCGGCGTAGAAAGTTTATCTAATCACCCAATAAGTATGTCTCATGGTTCTATTCCTGCACCAGAAAAAGAACGAATGGGTATTACAAATTCCTTAATTCGTTTAAGTGTTGGTATTGAAGATATAGAAGATATACTTGCAGACTTAGAACAAGCATTAAAAGTATAA